The genomic window ACGCGCTTCTCACCCACATGATGGCGGCTCAGGCCGGTCTCGGCGTCGGGGACTTCGTCTGGACGGGTGGCGACTGCCACATCTACGACAACCACGTCGAGCAGGTGCAGACCCAGCTCGCTCGTGAGCCGCGGCCGTATCCGGAACTGATTCTGGCGCAGCGGGATTCGATCTTCGACTATACCTACGAGGACGTCGTCGTCAAGAACTACGACCCGCACCCCGCGATCAAAGCCCCCGTCGCTGTATGACGGACATCGGACTGGTCTGGGCGCAGTCGACGTCCGGCGTGATCGGGCGTGGCGGCGACATCCCGTGGCGGGTGCCCGAAGACCTGGCCCACTTCAAGCAGGTCACCTTCGGACACACCGTGGTGATGGGCAGGCGAACCTGGGACTCGCTGCCCGCCGCGGTACGGCCGCTGCCGGGCCGCAGAAACGTCGTACTGAGCCGCCAGCCCGACTTCACCGCGGACGGAGCCCAAGTGACGGCGTCGCTCGAGGCGGCTTTTTCCTTCGCGGGGACCGACCCCGAGACCTGGGTGATCGGCGGCG from Mycobacterium shigaense includes these protein-coding regions:
- a CDS encoding dihydrofolate reductase, with protein sequence MTDIGLVWAQSTSGVIGRGGDIPWRVPEDLAHFKQVTFGHTVVMGRRTWDSLPAAVRPLPGRRNVVLSRQPDFTADGAQVTASLEAAFSFAGTDPETWVIGGAEIYVLGLPHATRCEVTEVDIHLPRDDDDALAPVLDETWRGETGDWLVSRAGLRYRFHSYCRA